The Desulfobotulus pelophilus nucleotide sequence TGGGTGAAGTAATCGTAGACCGCCAGCAGAGACAGCATCCAGAAGGGCAGACGGCCACGGGCATCCGCTTCCGACTGCCAGCTGATCCATGCCAGACGACAGGCCTCCCGCATGTCCTGGGCTTCGTCTTCGCTCATGCCCAGAGCCTTAAAAAAGGGGGAGGGCTGGGGCGTTAGGCCCGTTCCCACAATGTGGGTGGCCATGGAGTCGGACACGCTGGCTGCATGGGGGTCGGA carries:
- a CDS encoding phage portal protein, coding for MTTPLRIPSIRNLDLRHSQPGAVSGGNTFGYSRKGAGRKGSLGRWYGQKLSRFTESREREILTGRAADIIGSDPHAASVSDSMATHIVGTGLTPQPSPFFKALGMSEDEAQDMREACRLAWISWQSEADARGRLPFWMLSLLAVYDYFT